The following are from one region of the Simiduia agarivorans SA1 = DSM 21679 genome:
- a CDS encoding general secretion pathway protein GspB: MSYILDALKKSEQERRQHAAAPDLSSIHQAADAHDSPSPLRLLLWLLVVVVLGVAVWAGYLVLNNQARSPSAVQTTQVTPAPPIATDRTRQNRAAPDPQAQSLYKPDAGDGDEKVTQLYSQPEAVAPTATDTQPKAQSTDTNRLPNIRELPLSVQSQIGPMDYSAHVYSSDVSRGFAIINGKRRYREDRMENGPTVVTVLEEAIVLEFMGQLFMLDAMQSWPE; the protein is encoded by the coding sequence ATGTCTTACATTCTGGATGCACTGAAAAAATCCGAGCAGGAAAGACGCCAGCATGCGGCCGCACCCGATCTGAGCAGTATTCATCAGGCCGCCGATGCACACGACAGCCCTTCACCCTTGCGCTTGCTGTTGTGGTTGCTGGTGGTCGTCGTGCTGGGAGTTGCAGTATGGGCGGGCTATCTGGTGCTCAACAACCAAGCGCGCTCGCCGTCAGCCGTACAAACGACACAAGTCACACCAGCACCACCCATCGCGACCGACCGCACGCGTCAGAACAGGGCCGCCCCCGATCCGCAGGCACAGTCGCTTTATAAGCCTGACGCCGGCGACGGCGATGAAAAAGTCACCCAACTTTACAGTCAGCCTGAAGCGGTCGCTCCAACAGCAACTGACACACAACCTAAGGCGCAATCCACCGACACCAATCGCTTACCCAATATCAGGGAACTGCCGTTGAGCGTTCAAAGCCAGATCGGGCCGATGGATTATTCTGCCCACGTGTATTCGAGTGATGTCAGTCGGGGCTTCGCGATCATCAACGGCAAACGCCGTTATCGCGAAGACCGCATGGAAAATGGACCGACTGTGGTGACCGTGCTGGAAGAAGCGATTGTGCTGGAGTTTATGGGGCAGTTATTTATGCTGGATGCAATGCAGAGCTGGCCGGAATGA
- a CDS encoding FAD-dependent oxidoreductase: protein MTHYHYDTLILGGGIAGLWLANRLTAAGYDCLLLEQNALGCDQTLASQGMIHGGVKYALTGALTGASETIADMPAHWRRCLAGQGDVDLSGVPVLSDHFYMWASRSVTARVTTFFASKALRGRVDKVKPEDYPALLKAADQRFDLYKLVDMVLDVPAVIAKLAANLDGRCKHIDWRTARLTQQDGNAFIESADFSLSAKRLILTAGKGNAGLLNQLGIAQPAMQTRPLHQVMVKHQHPFPFQGHCLGADKTPRLTLSSHRALDGDWVWYLGGELSEAGVARSASEQIAAAQSELKQLMPWVDLSDAQWQTLPVDRAEPLQPNRLRPDNAFAGRAPGIGNVYVGWPTKLTLAPNLATEMLALLTQDGVVPSHTHTACPALPQAAIAPTPWDLAFGLAQS from the coding sequence ATGACGCACTATCATTACGACACCCTGATCCTCGGCGGCGGTATCGCCGGCCTGTGGCTGGCCAACCGGCTCACTGCCGCCGGTTACGATTGCCTGTTGCTGGAACAAAACGCCTTGGGCTGTGACCAGACGCTGGCCAGCCAGGGCATGATCCATGGCGGCGTGAAATACGCACTCACTGGTGCACTCACCGGCGCCAGCGAAACCATTGCCGACATGCCCGCGCACTGGCGCCGCTGCCTGGCCGGCCAGGGCGACGTGGATTTGTCCGGCGTGCCGGTGTTATCCGACCATTTCTATATGTGGGCCAGCCGCAGCGTCACCGCACGGGTGACTACGTTTTTTGCCAGCAAAGCGCTGCGCGGGCGGGTGGACAAGGTCAAACCGGAAGACTATCCGGCACTCTTGAAAGCCGCTGACCAGCGCTTCGACCTGTACAAACTGGTGGACATGGTGCTGGACGTGCCCGCCGTGATTGCCAAGCTGGCGGCCAACCTCGACGGTCGCTGCAAACACATCGATTGGCGCACCGCCAGACTGACCCAACAGGATGGCAACGCCTTCATCGAATCCGCCGACTTCAGCCTGAGCGCCAAACGGCTGATTCTGACGGCGGGCAAAGGCAATGCCGGTTTATTGAATCAATTGGGCATCGCGCAGCCGGCCATGCAAACCCGACCGCTGCACCAGGTCATGGTCAAGCACCAGCATCCGTTTCCGTTTCAGGGACATTGCCTGGGCGCCGACAAAACCCCACGCCTGACGCTGTCCAGTCACCGCGCGCTGGATGGTGACTGGGTCTGGTACCTGGGCGGCGAGCTGTCGGAAGCGGGCGTTGCGCGCAGCGCCAGCGAGCAGATTGCGGCCGCGCAGTCCGAACTGAAGCAGTTGATGCCCTGGGTGGATTTGTCGGACGCCCAGTGGCAAACCCTGCCGGTGGATCGCGCCGAGCCACTGCAGCCCAATCGGCTGCGGCCCGATAACGCCTTTGCCGGTCGCGCACCGGGTATCGGCAATGTGTATGTAGGCTGGCCCACCAAGCTCACGCTGGCCCCCAATCTCGCCACCGAAATGCTGGCACTGTTGACACAGGATGGCGTCGTTCCAAGCCACACGCACACCGCCTGCCCGGCACTGCCGCAAGCGGCCATTGCACCCACCCCCTGGGACCTGGCCTTTGGTCTGGCCCAGAGCTGA
- a CDS encoding N-acetyltransferase GCN5 — MHSPERSARCWYRPLDAADADLFLALDRDPEVMKYINGGVPATRESIEQQAGY, encoded by the coding sequence ATGCATAGTCCCGAGCGCTCGGCCCGTTGTTGGTATCGGCCACTGGATGCCGCCGATGCGGATCTGTTTTTGGCCCTGGACCGCGATCCCGAAGTGATGAAGTACATCAATGGCGGAGTGCCGGCCACGCGCGAAAGCATTGAACAACAAGCAGGCTATTGA
- a CDS encoding GNAT family N-acetyltransferase has product MPRLQAYRNPAKGWGLWGVFLNHDDRFIGWVLVRPMHFFSDQPHWNELELGWRFLRSHWGMGYATEAARHLMQHMQAAGYRHFSAIALPDNQGSIAIMQKLGMTFVARELHKAPVGEAVVDYYSVRVSD; this is encoded by the coding sequence TTGCCGCGCCTGCAGGCGTACCGCAATCCTGCCAAAGGCTGGGGCTTGTGGGGCGTTTTTCTGAACCACGACGATCGATTTATCGGCTGGGTACTGGTCCGGCCCATGCACTTTTTTTCCGACCAGCCCCACTGGAATGAACTGGAATTGGGTTGGCGGTTTTTACGCAGCCACTGGGGCATGGGTTATGCCACGGAAGCGGCCCGTCACCTGATGCAGCATATGCAAGCCGCCGGCTACCGCCATTTCAGCGCCATCGCACTGCCGGATAATCAGGGATCGATCGCCATCATGCAGAAACTCGGTATGACCTTTGTGGCCCGGGAGCTGCACAAGGCGCCGGTTGGCGAGGCGGTGGTAGATTACTATTCCGTTCGGGTGTCGGATTAG
- a CDS encoding aldo/keto reductase: MQRRALGSTGLHISPLGLGTVKLGRDQGVKYPQGFTIPDDTAALALINQARELGINLIDTAPAYGNSETRLGELLKGQRQSWVICSKVGEEFEQGKSHFDFSPAHTRFSIERSLRRLHTDYIDLVLVHSNGDDEQIIRETGILEQLAEQKKAGNIRAFGMSSKTVAGGLLAASLADVAMVTFNLNEQAEKPVIDYCAQHHKGVLIKKALASGHICLSEQHRDPVQASLDFVLNTQGVTSAIVGTINPKHLADNVAQACAVLSDA; the protein is encoded by the coding sequence ATGCAACGCAGAGCGCTCGGCAGTACCGGCCTGCACATCAGCCCGCTCGGTCTTGGCACCGTTAAGCTCGGCCGCGACCAAGGGGTAAAATACCCGCAGGGTTTTACCATTCCCGACGACACCGCCGCACTGGCGTTGATCAACCAGGCGCGCGAATTGGGCATCAATCTGATTGATACCGCGCCCGCCTATGGCAACAGCGAAACCCGTTTGGGCGAGCTGCTCAAAGGCCAGCGTCAGTCATGGGTGATCTGCTCAAAAGTGGGTGAAGAATTTGAGCAGGGCAAATCACATTTTGATTTTTCGCCCGCCCACACGCGCTTCAGTATTGAGCGCAGCCTGCGCCGATTGCACACCGACTATATCGATCTGGTATTGGTGCATTCCAATGGCGACGACGAACAGATCATCCGCGAAACCGGCATACTCGAACAATTGGCCGAGCAGAAAAAAGCGGGCAATATCCGCGCCTTTGGCATGTCCAGCAAAACGGTCGCGGGCGGTTTGCTGGCGGCCAGCCTGGCCGATGTGGCCATGGTCACTTTTAATCTGAACGAGCAAGCGGAAAAACCGGTGATTGATTACTGCGCGCAACACCACAAAGGTGTGCTGATCAAAAAAGCGCTGGCCAGCGGCCACATTTGTTTGTCTGAACAACACCGCGATCCGGTGCAAGCGTCGCTGGATTTTGTCCTCAACACCCAAGGTGTCACCAGTGCCATTGTGGGTACCATCAATCCCAAACATCTGGCGGACAACGTGGCGCAAGCCTGCGCGGTGTTGTCGGATGCATAG
- a CDS encoding ExeA family protein, which translates to MYADYFGLKDTPFSIAPNPKYLFMSAKHREALGHLLYGVTVEGGFVMLTGEVGTGKTTICRSLLEQMPENTDVAFVLNPLQNAKEMLQSICDELHVAFDKDDANIRSLSNALYKFLLANHGRGRNTVLLIDEAQNLDAKVLELIRLLTNLETNTKKLLQIIFIGQPELRELLSKPELRQLAQRITARYHIEPLTQSETKDYIRHRLQVAGLPASQELFSPGLVKSIHQHAQGIPRVINILCDRLLLGAYAENKSQADKHTLKKALREVAGETPGLRIPQWLPWSVAGVFALLATSLWLWPEPESPVPVVEQIKPEVKVSAPVFFDRETSALNSLLNLMGLATFAGPLPCETLSLNGWRCGAEQVKNWQELMDINRPAVLTLSQQGQQRYVALLALDGNEAILQTAEKTERVPLMALGNMWNGQFTYLWQSPKDFDKPMAKGERSALVRIIAAQFATLDQQTTPLATLEYNDRLAQRVKLFQAAHGLEADGIVGIKTLLKLNEAVGNAITLSGPQSLQHRLNSDVLSSDSQEVH; encoded by the coding sequence ATGTACGCGGACTATTTCGGGCTGAAGGATACGCCCTTCTCCATTGCCCCCAACCCCAAATACCTGTTCATGAGCGCCAAGCACAGGGAAGCACTCGGCCACCTGCTCTATGGCGTCACGGTGGAGGGTGGCTTTGTCATGCTGACCGGCGAAGTGGGTACCGGCAAAACCACCATTTGCCGTAGCCTGCTCGAACAAATGCCGGAAAATACCGACGTGGCCTTCGTGCTGAATCCGCTGCAGAACGCCAAAGAGATGCTGCAGTCGATTTGCGATGAGCTGCATGTGGCTTTCGACAAAGACGATGCCAATATCCGCAGTCTCAGCAACGCTCTGTACAAATTTTTACTCGCCAATCACGGCCGCGGTCGCAATACCGTGTTGCTGATTGATGAAGCGCAGAATCTGGATGCAAAGGTACTTGAACTGATCCGGCTGCTCACCAATCTCGAAACCAATACCAAAAAACTGCTGCAAATTATTTTCATCGGGCAACCGGAATTGCGCGAGCTGTTGAGCAAACCGGAACTGCGTCAGCTGGCGCAACGCATCACGGCACGCTATCACATAGAGCCGCTGACCCAGTCAGAAACCAAAGACTATATCCGGCATCGGTTGCAGGTTGCGGGCTTGCCGGCCAGCCAGGAATTATTCAGCCCGGGACTGGTCAAATCGATTCACCAGCATGCGCAAGGCATCCCGCGCGTAATTAACATTTTGTGCGATCGCCTGTTGCTGGGTGCCTATGCAGAAAATAAATCCCAGGCCGACAAACACACGCTGAAAAAAGCCTTGCGCGAAGTCGCGGGTGAAACACCGGGACTGCGTATTCCCCAATGGCTGCCCTGGTCCGTCGCCGGTGTGTTTGCTCTGCTCGCAACCAGCCTGTGGTTGTGGCCCGAGCCGGAAAGTCCCGTGCCAGTGGTCGAGCAGATCAAACCGGAGGTGAAAGTATCGGCGCCCGTGTTTTTCGATCGGGAAACCAGTGCCCTGAACAGCTTACTGAATCTGATGGGTCTGGCGACGTTTGCCGGTCCGCTGCCGTGTGAAACCCTCTCGCTCAATGGTTGGCGCTGCGGCGCCGAGCAGGTTAAGAATTGGCAGGAATTGATGGATATCAATCGTCCGGCGGTGCTGACACTCTCGCAGCAAGGGCAACAGCGCTACGTTGCACTGTTGGCGCTCGACGGCAACGAAGCCATCCTTCAGACCGCAGAAAAAACCGAACGCGTACCGCTCATGGCGCTGGGTAATATGTGGAATGGTCAATTCACTTATTTATGGCAGAGCCCCAAGGACTTTGACAAACCCATGGCCAAAGGTGAACGCAGTGCGTTGGTGCGCATCATCGCCGCGCAATTCGCCACCCTCGACCAGCAAACGACACCCCTGGCGACACTGGAATATAACGATCGGCTGGCGCAGCGCGTAAAACTGTTTCAGGCCGCACATGGGCTCGAAGCTGACGGAATTGTGGGCATCAAGACTTTGCTGAAACTGAACGAAGCCGTGGGCAATGCCATTACTCTGAGCGGCCCGCAATCACTGCAGCATCGGCTGAACAGCGATGTATTGTCCAGCGATAGCCAGGAGGTGCACTGA
- the waaA gene encoding lipid IV(A) 3-deoxy-D-manno-octulosonic acid transferase, with amino-acid sequence MARLLYTLTLYLALPFIALRLLWRARKAPAYARRWSERFAAGGALPTEPCIWVHAVSVGETLAALDMIRRLQAEYPDKPLLVTTTTPTGSERVRAALGDSVHHVYLPYDLPDHWWRFFRRLRPRVLIVMETELWPNLVAAASRRHIPVLLANARLSARSARGYARFSALTRPMLQRLACVAAQQQADADRFVALGLPASRLRVTGSIKFDLHLPEALRAQAQALHQAWVPADGKLWLAASTHEGEDAICLAAHRLASGQIPGLRLLLVPRHPERFGKVTSLAAEQGFRTVRRSEYGGGDFEVMVGDTMGELLAFYGACDFAFVGGSLVPRGGHNMIEPAAWARPVISGPHLFNFSEVARLLEQAQALTLAENSEQLAEVLVSWCEQPALAMQKGQAALQVADANRGALDRLLAEIKRLLAG; translated from the coding sequence ATGGCCCGCCTTCTCTACACCCTGACACTTTATCTGGCACTGCCCTTTATCGCACTGCGCCTTTTGTGGCGCGCGCGCAAAGCCCCCGCCTACGCCCGCCGTTGGTCCGAGCGCTTTGCAGCGGGCGGTGCCCTGCCCACCGAACCCTGCATCTGGGTGCACGCGGTATCGGTGGGGGAAACATTGGCGGCACTGGATATGATCAGGCGGCTGCAAGCGGAATACCCCGACAAGCCCCTGCTGGTCACCACCACCACGCCCACCGGTTCCGAACGGGTGCGCGCCGCGCTCGGTGACAGTGTGCACCATGTGTACCTGCCATACGACTTGCCGGATCACTGGTGGCGTTTTTTCCGCCGGCTCAGACCGCGTGTGCTGATCGTGATGGAAACCGAACTCTGGCCGAATCTGGTGGCGGCCGCCAGTCGCAGGCACATACCGGTGCTGCTTGCCAATGCGCGTTTATCGGCCCGCTCGGCGCGCGGCTACGCGCGATTTTCCGCGCTGACCCGGCCCATGCTGCAGCGGCTGGCTTGCGTGGCGGCCCAGCAGCAGGCAGACGCAGACCGGTTTGTGGCGCTGGGCCTGCCCGCGTCCCGGTTGCGGGTGACCGGCAGTATTAAATTTGATTTGCACCTGCCGGAAGCGCTGCGGGCGCAGGCGCAAGCGCTGCACCAGGCCTGGGTTCCGGCCGATGGCAAGCTCTGGCTGGCGGCTTCCACCCACGAGGGAGAAGATGCCATTTGCCTGGCGGCGCATCGGCTGGCCAGCGGCCAAATACCCGGGCTGCGCCTATTGTTGGTACCACGACACCCGGAGCGCTTTGGCAAGGTGACGTCCCTGGCGGCCGAGCAGGGTTTTCGCACTGTGCGCCGGAGCGAGTATGGCGGTGGCGATTTTGAGGTGATGGTGGGCGATACCATGGGGGAGCTGCTGGCGTTTTATGGCGCCTGTGATTTCGCCTTTGTGGGGGGATCGCTGGTGCCGCGCGGTGGCCACAATATGATTGAGCCGGCAGCCTGGGCCAGGCCAGTGATATCGGGGCCGCACCTGTTTAATTTTTCCGAAGTGGCGCGACTGCTCGAACAGGCGCAGGCGTTGACGCTGGCAGAAAACAGCGAGCAATTGGCTGAGGTGTTGGTGTCCTGGTGTGAACAGCCCGCGTTGGCGATGCAAAAGGGCCAGGCGGCATTGCAAGTCGCCGATGCCAACCGCGGTGCGCTGGATCGGTTGTTGGCGGAAATAAAGCGGCTCCTGGCCGGCTAA
- a CDS encoding chemotaxis protein CheB, giving the protein MDKPLRVGLLLDDMTLKVKYQQLIQMQMGQLAGAYDARADSMPDVEADAWLVVLGEALENPALDAWLENQKAPIIFDDALHCQDDNWQRRLEKKLYQLAGMVSLEASRQGGIANAVRAVWVLGASTGGPAAVKAFLQSVPQGLGIAFVYAQHIDQGFDVTLAQVISRGSAYGAVLAGHGGLLLPDSVTIVRPDRETEMLANGTLLVHPRGWAGPYSPAINQVVANVASVYGSRSGAIIFTGMGDDGKAGCRLMKQQGGEVWVQTPESCTVSSMPDEVISTGVISQMGTPEQLARAMHARYRAEQAG; this is encoded by the coding sequence ATGGATAAGCCACTGCGCGTGGGCCTGCTTCTGGACGATATGACCCTGAAGGTCAAATACCAGCAGTTGATTCAGATGCAAATGGGGCAGCTCGCAGGCGCCTATGATGCCAGGGCTGATAGCATGCCCGACGTGGAAGCTGATGCATGGTTGGTGGTGTTGGGAGAGGCGCTGGAAAATCCCGCGCTGGATGCCTGGCTGGAAAACCAGAAGGCGCCGATCATTTTCGACGATGCTTTGCATTGTCAGGATGATAATTGGCAACGCAGGTTGGAAAAGAAGTTATACCAGCTCGCTGGCATGGTGAGTCTGGAGGCAAGCCGGCAGGGCGGCATTGCCAATGCGGTGCGTGCAGTTTGGGTGTTAGGCGCCTCCACGGGCGGTCCCGCCGCAGTCAAAGCGTTTTTGCAGTCAGTGCCACAAGGGCTGGGTATTGCGTTTGTGTACGCGCAACACATTGACCAGGGCTTTGATGTCACGCTGGCGCAGGTCATCAGTCGGGGCAGCGCCTATGGTGCTGTGCTGGCAGGGCACGGCGGCTTACTGTTACCGGATAGTGTAACCATTGTCCGGCCGGACCGCGAAACCGAGATGCTGGCCAATGGCACCTTACTGGTTCACCCAAGGGGGTGGGCAGGACCTTATAGCCCTGCCATCAACCAGGTGGTTGCCAATGTGGCATCGGTGTACGGGTCACGCTCGGGCGCGATCATCTTCACCGGCATGGGTGACGATGGTAAAGCCGGCTGTCGTTTGATGAAGCAACAGGGCGGTGAAGTTTGGGTGCAAACGCCGGAATCATGCACGGTTTCGAGTATGCCGGATGAAGTGATCAGCACCGGTGTCATCAGTCAGATGGGCACACCGGAGCAACTGGCCAGAGCAATGCACGCGCGCTATCGGGCGGAACAGGCCGGCTAG
- a CDS encoding histone deacetylase, whose translation MIPLVTHPAYSYPFPDRHRFPMAKFGLLHSYLQQQGIAQPTNTFRPGKIKHSQLALAHCEQYVTAFASGLLDAQAQRRLGLPWSEGLVRRTFISPAGTLLAAHFALREGIACHLAGGTHHAHRDFASGFCVFNDLAVTARVLLEQQLATRVLVFDLDVHQGDGTARILADVPGTYTCSVHCEKNFPVRKAQSDLDVNLPVAMSDDGYLQVVSDTLMRLLRDYQPDFILYDAGVDVFADDPLGRLNISLQGIAARDALVLSMARDRNIPIATVIGGGYDKDQTAVARRHAICVEQAHRLFG comes from the coding sequence GTGATACCGCTTGTCACCCATCCCGCCTATAGCTACCCCTTTCCGGACCGGCACCGGTTTCCGATGGCCAAGTTCGGTTTGTTGCATAGCTATCTGCAGCAGCAGGGTATCGCGCAGCCGACCAACACCTTCCGGCCCGGTAAAATCAAGCACAGTCAGCTGGCACTGGCGCACTGCGAGCAGTACGTCACCGCGTTTGCCTCGGGTTTGCTGGATGCGCAGGCACAGCGGCGATTGGGTTTGCCCTGGTCGGAAGGGCTGGTGCGGCGCACCTTTATTTCACCGGCTGGCACGCTGTTGGCAGCCCACTTTGCACTGCGCGAGGGTATCGCCTGCCATCTCGCCGGCGGAACCCACCACGCTCACCGGGATTTTGCCTCCGGCTTCTGTGTGTTCAATGACCTGGCGGTAACCGCCCGGGTGTTATTGGAACAACAGTTGGCCACGCGGGTGTTGGTGTTTGATCTGGATGTGCATCAGGGCGATGGCACGGCCCGTATTCTGGCCGACGTACCCGGTACCTACACCTGCTCGGTGCACTGCGAAAAAAACTTTCCTGTGCGCAAAGCCCAAAGCGACCTGGATGTGAACCTGCCCGTGGCTATGTCGGACGACGGCTATTTGCAGGTGGTGAGCGATACGCTGATGCGACTGTTACGCGATTACCAGCCAGATTTCATTCTGTACGACGCGGGCGTGGATGTGTTTGCCGATGACCCACTGGGCCGACTTAATATCAGCTTGCAGGGCATTGCCGCGCGCGATGCACTGGTGTTGTCCATGGCGCGGGACCGGAACATACCCATTGCCACTGTTATCGGTGGCGGTTACGACAAGGACCAGACCGCGGTCGCGCGTCGGCATGCCATTTGTGTGGAACAGGCGCACCGGCTTTTCGGCTAA
- a CDS encoding chemotaxis protein CheW yields MKAKAAIEHQVAMDIPCLMLPMSEHQMLAPTVSIAEIVSYQTPVPVLDAPDWLVGLIEWRKQKLPLLSLEVLRGEARAEITAKSRVAVFNNTGVSDDLPFFAVVTQGIPRLTRVLEASISEVQDQRPLPFERLRVHVEGEVCSIPDVAAMEQLLLDYRRNGGEI; encoded by the coding sequence ATGAAAGCAAAAGCGGCGATTGAACATCAGGTGGCAATGGATATTCCTTGCCTAATGCTGCCGATGAGTGAGCATCAGATGCTGGCGCCCACTGTTTCAATAGCGGAAATTGTGTCTTACCAAACGCCGGTACCGGTGTTGGATGCACCCGATTGGTTGGTGGGGTTGATTGAGTGGCGCAAGCAAAAATTGCCCTTGCTGTCATTGGAAGTCCTGCGCGGTGAAGCGCGCGCCGAGATCACCGCCAAATCGCGTGTGGCCGTTTTCAATAACACGGGCGTGAGTGACGACCTGCCGTTTTTTGCGGTTGTCACCCAGGGTATTCCGCGTCTTACCCGGGTTCTGGAAGCCAGTATCAGCGAAGTACAAGATCAGCGCCCACTGCCTTTTGAACGGCTGCGGGTGCATGTTGAAGGTGAAGTGTGTTCAATTCCGGATGTAGCCGCGATGGAACAACTGCTGTTGGATTACCGTCGCAATGGCGGTGAAATCTGA